One Nostoc sp. UHCC 0302 DNA window includes the following coding sequences:
- a CDS encoding GIY-YIG nuclease family protein — protein sequence MATETNFPSLATLEYTPYIDDTGQLPEQFQGKIGVYAIFDQEKVLQFIGYSRDIYLSLKQHLVRQPQQCYWVKAQTIERPSRTVLESIENAWIAENGSMPVGNGNDKEKWTQPIDVKVVMTPEEQARYQNPMNDELSQIKIIKNVARRVEAEILTLLETRGLQIQFRFNPKLKEEGLLDLK from the coding sequence ATGGCTACTGAAACGAATTTTCCTTCTTTAGCAACCTTAGAATACACTCCTTACATTGATGATACTGGTCAACTCCCTGAACAATTTCAAGGCAAAATAGGAGTCTACGCTATTTTTGATCAAGAAAAAGTGCTGCAATTTATCGGCTATTCTCGTGACATTTATCTCAGCCTCAAACAGCATTTAGTACGTCAGCCGCAACAATGCTATTGGGTGAAAGCTCAAACTATTGAACGCCCTAGCCGCACAGTTTTAGAAAGCATTGAGAATGCTTGGATTGCTGAAAATGGCAGTATGCCAGTAGGAAATGGCAATGACAAGGAGAAATGGACTCAACCTATTGATGTAAAAGTGGTAATGACGCCTGAAGAACAAGCACGTTATCAAAATCCAATGAATGATGAATTGTCACAAATTAAAATCATTAAAAATGTAGCACGGCGAGTAGAAGCGGAAATTTTAACGCTGTTAGAAACGCGTGGTTTGCAAATACAATTTCGCTTTAATCCTAAATTAAAAGAAGAAGGGTTACTCGATTTGAAATGA